The genomic segment TCTGCCTGACTGTCTGCTCGATGGCCCCGAAGACGGCATTTCCGCCGGCTGACAGTGCTTCCATTCTGCATACATCGCCGAAATGCATGAACTGGGTGGAAGGCACTCCGTCGGCAATGATCTCGATCGCGCGACGTTCGGAAATGCAGCTTGAGCCGACATGGGCGTAATCGCTACTGGCGACGGTGCCCGATCCGATGATCGTGCCGGCCACCAGGTCGCGTGTCGCCGCGGCATGGGCGACCAGTTCGTGAAAGCCGAAGCTCATTTCACGGCCATTCGCGGCGCCGAAACGTTCGCCGTTCCAATCGATCACAAGATCGAGGCAAACGCGCCCGTCTTGCCAGCCATCGCCCAATTCGTCCGGGCTGGCGGCGAATGGCGCCATAGAGCAGGCGGGTTTGGCATGGATCCAGCCGAAGCCGGTCTTCATTTCGGGCACGGCCAGCGCGCGTAGCGACCAGTCGTTGATCTGCACCACCAGCCTGATGTGCGCCATGGCGTCCGCCGCGCAGGTGCCCATCGGCACGGCGTCCACAATCACGCCGAATTCGCCTTCGAAGTCGATCCCGTCCGCTTCGCTGCGGAAGGGAACGGGATCGGAGGGGCCGTAGAACCGGTCGGAAAGGCCCTGATACATCAGCGGCTTGTCATGCTCGATCGGGTCGGTGCCGAATGCGACTTGCATCAAATCCGCATGGGTCTGGAAGGCCGAACCGTCGAGCCATTGCCATGAACGGGGTAGCGGTGCGCGCAGCGTCGCATGGTCGAGCGCCTCGCCTTCGCCTGCATCCAGTCGGGTGGCCAGTGTGCGCAGATCGTGTTCGGCCACGCTCCACATCCCTATCGCGGCGAGCAGGCTTGGCCATTTCTCGCCCGCGGGAAGGCAGCGCGCGGCGTCTGGCGAAACGACCACGAGTTCGCCGTCGGGCGTGCCGTTGGCGCGGGTCGCCAGCCTCATTGCCCGAGTCCGTCCTCATAGGCGCCGTCGATCAGCACGAAACAGATGCGGCAGGGCTTGCCCGAGCGGTTGGCCCAGCCGTGATTGGTGCCCCGCTGGATCACTATGTCGCCAGGGCGGATCACCGTTTCGCCCTTATCCATGATCAGGGTGAGCTCGCCTTCGAGCATGATGCCGTAATCGACCGTCTCGGTCCGGTGCATGAAGGCATGGCGCGCGCCCGATTGGGCGTGCGACGAGGCTTCGCCTGCGCCGACTTCGGCGAAATGGGCGGCGACCTGTTCGCCAGTCAGTTCGGCCAGGCCAGGATCGTCGGGCGGGATGTCGAGAATGCGGATACGGGTGCCGTTCCTGGGCGGGGCAAGCTGGATGCTCTGCTCCGGCGGTTCGCCCGAGGCGCGGTCGATCCGCGCCGGCGTCTCGCGCGTATTCCAGATCTCGTGGAACAGCGGGCCGATCTCCCCGCCGATCCGCGCCACGCGCGGCGGCGGGCCATCTTCCTGGATGATCGCATTGCCAGCGACATCATGCCCGGTGACGATCCGGCGCACGGTGGCCTCGGTCATATGTCTCTCCCTCAATTCGTATGCCCGCCGAGCACTTCGGCGAACCAGTCCGCGATATAGTCACGGGCATAGCTCATGTTGTCGGCCCCGACATGCTCCACACCGCCTTCGCGCTCGGTGAAGATCTTCAGTTCGCGCAGTGGCGAGTTGACCAATGCGTCATAGCTCTGCTGCGCATATTCGAGCGCGATCTGCCGGTCCTTCGCCCCATGAGTGACGAGGAAGGGCACGCGGATGCGCTCCATCACGCCTTCGAGCGTCATTTCGGCCGACCGATCGAGGAAATCGTCCATGTCGCGCGCGCCGAAGGCCCACATCACATGCCCCCAGTAATGCGGGACAGGGTTCTCGCCTTCGCGTTTCAGCCGCCTGTCTTGCACTTCGCGCCAATTGTGGTTCGCGCCCCACACCGCGCCCGCCGAAAAGCGCGGCTCGAACGCCACCGCGCGCGGTGCAAAATGCCCGCCCAGCGAAATGCCGCTCATCCCGATACGCGCGGGATCGACATCGGGTTGCACCGCCAGCCAATCGACCGCCTTCGAGGCCCAGTTCTCACTATGAGGATCGACCGGCAGGCCCTGCAACCGCAGCGCTTCGCCGCTGCCCGGCTGGTCGACGCACAGGGTGGATATGCCGCGGCGCGCCAGCGCTTCGGGCAGGCGCGACCAATAGAGCAGTTCTTTGCAGCTATCGAGCCCATTGCAATAGACCACCACCGGGCACCGCTCTTGCCCCGCCGCGCGGGTGTAGAGCGCAGGCATCGTGCCGCTTGTCAGCGGGATTTCCAGGCGCTCGCGGTTGATCCTGCCGAGCCGGGTGGAACGGTCGAAGGCAGCGCGGGCGCGTGCATAGGTCTCCTGGCGCCCGCCCGATCCATGGGCCTGCATGCGCTCTGCCACCAGTAGATAGAGCGCGGCACGTTCGAGCTTGTTCGAAGCGGAGAAATCACGCCCCCGCGCCTCGTCTTCATCGGCGAGGTCGACTAGTTCGTCCGCCACGCGGACCCATTGCTGCATGAACTCCTGTGTGCCTGCATCGGCGCCGCTCTGTGCCGCGTCGAGCAACGGCCGGCACATGTCCATCAACTCGCCGATCTGAGCGCCGCTTTCCATCGCCATGGCAACCGAGAGGTTCCAGACATAGTTCGGGAAGTATTCGAACAGTGCCATGGGACTATACCCCTGCCGGCTGGAACAGGCGCGGGTCGGGCACGGCGTGTGGCATGGTCTGCGGCCCGCCCACGCCGATCCCCCACTGGTCCATAATGCGCGGACCGGGCGCGTGTACCTGCGGGCTGTGGCTCTCGAAGTCGACCTCTTCGAGCTCGGCGGTATATTCCACCGCGAAGCCGCAAGGCGTGACGAAATAGCTGAAAGTGTTGTCGCCGGCAGTGTGCCGACCGGGGCCCCAGCGGACATCGACATCATACTGCTTGAGGCGCGAAATGCCGCGCATCATCCCGTCCACGCCGGTCATGTCATAGGCGACATGGTTGAGGCAGGGTGGGCCGGGCAGGATCGCCAGGCGGTGATGGGCTGAATTGCAGCGCAGAAAACACATGAAATCGCCCAGCCAGTCGGAAACGCGGAAGCCCAGCACATCGGTGAAGAAGCGCACCGCCGCCTGATGATCGGGCGAATGGAGAACGATGTGACTGATCCGCACCGGGATGCCTTCCCAGCGCGCGACCGGGCGGCTCTCGCCGCGCGCGACGTCGCTCGAAATCTCGAACGGCAGCCCGTCCGGGCTGAAGAAGCGGAAGCCGTAACCGCCGCCCGGCGCGTCGAGGCCTTGCGGCGCATGGACGATCCGGCAGCCGGCTTCGACGACCTTGCCATGCAGGGCATCGACATCGGCCCGGCTGGCGGCGGCCAGCGAGATCACATCGACATGATTGGCGTCAGACGCGCGCAGGCGGACCACGTGATGTTCGGCGCTGCCCGAGGCCTTGAACCAGGCCATGCCGTCTTCGGCGGCGACCTCTTCAAGCCCCCAATTCCCGGCATAGAAGGCGCGTTCGGCCTCGAACTCGGCCACGCCATAGCCGACATAGCGGATTTCAGTGACACGGCTCACGGTTCGTTCCCTTCAAGTGCAATCAGTTTCTGCAAAATCCGGCGCGCGCGGGTGCCGCCGGCATCGATGCCCAGGAATGCCGGCTGCAGATCCCAGAAGTCTGCGCCGCACAGATTGGCATATGCCGCCTCGATCACCGGCTTGTCTTCCTGCACGAAGGCTTCGTTCATCAGGGCATGCAGGATGGCATCGCCTTGCTCGGATGGAGGGCCGGTGCGGGTGGTGGCCCAAAAATAGTGTGTCTCGCCGTCATTCGCCGGGCTGAGGATATGTGCCTGGTGGGCAATGACCCCTTCCGCGCGCTTTCCTTGGTGCGGGCAGGCGCCAATCTGCAGATACATGGATGCAGGCGCATTCCAGCGCATTTCCAGCCAGTGATCGCAGCGCAGGTCCGGGTCGTAATGGCCAAGGGTGTGCGGCGGTGCGGGGACATCGGTCATCCACCAGTCGGAATGGAGAGTCTCGTCGTTCTCCTTGACGCTATGAGTCCCCGCGAAGATGACGCCGCGCCCTGCAAAGCTGCCCTTGTGGACAAATTCAATGTGGCTGAGGTCCATCAGGTTGTCCGTGCCGCATTGGTAATTGGCCTGCATGGACATGTGACCGCAGATCGGCCCGGGATGCCCTTCCACGAAGAGCATGGAGAAGTCGGGAACGTCGGCGGGATCGGCCTTTGCAGGATCGCCGGGCCACAGCCAGACAATGCCATCACGTTCGATCAACGGGAAGGTTCGGATCGTGGCGCCTTTGGGCAGGCTCTCGGAAAAAGGATTGGCAACACAGTGGCCTTGGGCATCGAAAGCAAGGCCGTGGTAGGGGCAGGTTATGCAATCGCCGTCCCGCGTCCCCATAGACAGGGGCGCGAAACGGTGCGGACATCTGTCCACCATGGCGGCAGGCGTGCCATCTGCCTTGCGGAACAGCAGCACATATTCGCCAAGCAATTGCCGCCGGAGAAGTTCGTGGCCGATCTCGTCGCTCCAGCCGGCCATATACCAGGCGTTTTGAAGGAACCCGCTCATATCGGCTTCGCGGTGAGCTGGAACATCTCGGCGGTGGCCTTCGCATTATCGACTGGCGGGCCCTTGCCGAGCTGGCCCATGCAAATGGCGAGGCTGGCCCGCACGATGGAGGCGCAGCGCTCGAAGCGGCGCGCTCGATAAGCGGCAAAGGCGCTTGCCACAGTGCCGTGACGGGCCAGTTCCTCGGCCAGCACCAGGCTGTCCTCGATCGCCATGCCCGCGCCCTGGCCGAGATGCGGCGTGGTGGCGTGGACGGCGTCGCCCAGCAGCACCACGCGCCCCATGTGCCACGGCCCTTCGACCAGCATCCCTTCGAGCGGGCGATAGACCACTCCCTTGTCATCGGTGATCTGCTGCGCCAGCTCGCTGATCGCAGGGGCGCAATCCGCGAGGCGGTCGCGCATGGCTGCGGCCAGCCCGGCGCGCGGATGGCGCGGGTTGCCGGGCTCGGGCGTCGTCGCATAGATATACATCAGCGTATCGCTGATCGGCACGAGGCCCACCCCGGTCCGGCCATTATAGGCGTGGAGCGCATCGAGTGAGGCGGGGCGCGGCAGGTTGTAGCGCCACACGGCCTGACCGGTGAATTGCGGCATTTCCGCTTCGGGCAAGATCGTCGCGCGGGTCTGCGAATAGACCCCGTCAGCCCCGATCACGATGTCGTAAGCACCCTCGCTGCCGTCGGAAAAGCGGACCTGAACAGCATCGCCCCTATCCTCGATCTCCGTGGCGGTGACGCCCAGACGAATCTCCGCCCCCGCGGCGAGTGCGGCTTCTCCCAACACCTTGTGCAGGGCGGGGCGGCTGATGCCGAGATTGGCGGGGTAGCCTTCGAGCAGGCGCGGCGAGGGCACGCGCGCGATTCGGATGCCGTCTGGCGCGTAGACCTCCACAGCGTCGAACCCGACCCCGGCGTCGACATAGTCTTGAAGGATGCCCAACTGGTCCACTGCACGCAGTACATTGCCCTGCTGGATGATCCCCACGCCATAGACGGACCATTGGGGATCCTTTTCGATCACCGTCACGCCGAAGCCACGCTGGCGCAGGGCAATGGCCGAGGTCAGACCGCCAATGCCGCCGCCGATGATGAGGATGTCGAGCTGAACCATGACGCGAAGGTGCAACGCCGAATGTGATAAGTGAAATCGATTGTTTTAATTCAATTCCATAATCATAGGTTATTCGAATGCGGTTCAAGGGCCTCGATCTCAATCTGCTCGTCGCGCTCGACGTGCTGCTTCAAGAACGCAGCGTGTCCCGCGCCGCCGAAAGGCTGAACCTTTCGCAGCCCGCCTTGAGCGCGGCCCTGGCGAAACTGCGCGACTTCTTCGGGGATCCGCTGCTGGTGGCGCAGGGCCGACGGATGATCCCGACGGCGGAGGCTCTGGCGATGCAGGCGGAACTTGAGAGCATTCTGGGGCGGGTGAACGAAATGGTGGTGCGCTCCACCAGCTTCGCGCCCGCCACATCGCGGCGCATCTTCCGCATCTGCGCATCCGATTATCTCGTCGCGGTGCTCTTTCCGGGACTGGTCGCGGCGATCCAGCAAGTCGCCCCTTCGGTAGGGCTGGACCTTGTCCCTCCTTCCGAGGAGGCGCAGATTGCGCTCGAACGCGGCGAGCTTGATCTGTTGGTGACGCCCGAGGAGCATTGCGTTCACGGTCACCCGGCCGAGTTCCTGTTCGAAGAGCGCCATGTCGTGGCCGGTTGGAGCGAAAACCCGCTGCTTGCCACGCGACTGACCGAGCAGAATTTCTTCGAAGCAGGCCATGTCGCGGTGAAGATCGGCCAAGCCAACCGCGCATCCTTCGCCGAGAGCCATCTCGACAGCCTCGCTCGAAAGCGGCGAATCGAAATCACGACCACCTCTTTCACTACCGTGCCCGACCTGCTGGTTGGCACGCATCGGCTGGCTGTGATGCATGAACGGCTGGCCAGCTTGATGGCGCAGCGTCTGCCGATCGGTTGGCAGGAACTGCCCTTTGCCTTCCCGGCGATGAAGGAAATGATCCAGTTCAACCGCGCGCGATGCGAGGATGAAGGGCTGTTGTGGCTGATAGGTCAGCTCAGAGCGACGCTCGAGAGGCATCCGTGATCGGCGTTTGATGCAGTCGTTCAGGGAGCGACCATCGGTGCTCACCGCCAAGCTGCCGTCAGCAATTTCAAGGATTTGTAGGAAACTGGTCGGGGAGACAGGATTCGAACCTGCGACATCCTGCTCCCAAAGCAGGCGCGCTACCGGACTGCGCCACTCCCCGACACAAATTTCGCCGCGGCGTTGGTGGGCCCGGCAGGATTCGAACCCGCGACCTAGCCGTTATGAGCGGCCAGCTCTAACCGCTGAGCTACAGGCCCCCTCTGCCGAACGTGAGGCGCGACCTAGCCGGTTCGCCGCCGCAACACAAGCGGGGCGCAAGCTAAGTTCAAACCACTACCGCATCCATGATCTGGCCCGCGCTGCACGGCTTCACGCCGCGGTGTTCTAGATAGGCGAAAATCCGCCGCCACCAGTCATACAGGGCATCGAGATCCTGATCGTTGCGGACGTAGGGCGTGTGTCCGGCACGCAGCGATGGGCTGTGGAAAGAGAACACCAGCAAAGGCAATCCATCGTCCAGCGCCATGTCGATGCCACGGATTGCCTCTTCCACCGAAATGCCTTCCGGGGTGAGGGGAATACGCTCCAGCAGGCCAAGACGCGACAGCACGCCGCGCAGTACGGGCGCGCGCCACATCAGCGGGTAGAGCAGGTCGCCCTGGCGGCGCAGCATGCCCCAGAACAGTGTGGTGAGCGGCAGTTCCAGCACTGTATGTTCAGCATCGAGCCAATAGGGCTTCAGCGGATGCTTGCGAAAATCCACGCCGCCTTCGGCCGAATAATCGAACTTGGTGCGCACGGAACTGTCCATGGCAATGCCGCCTTCGCGCAGCATTTCAGCCGTCTTCGGCCCCACGCCATAGCGCCCCGCACGATACATTTTCGGGACGGCCCCGAAATTCGCCTCGATCGCGGAACGCAGGCGCGAGAACTTGGCGTGTTCCAGGTCGGGGGGAAGGTTGCCGGCGAAGCTGTTGCGGGGGGTGACGTCCTCGTCGAAAGGCGGGTTGACCCATGGGTGAAGCTGCACCCCCACCTCCGCGCGGCCCTTCGATACAGCATCGCCCAGAATATCGGCCGCAAGTGCCGATGTCGCAATCGGCCAGTCGATCAGATAGATCGGGCAGACGCCTTCATTCTCGCAGAATTGCTGGAATTTGGCGATGCTGGGCAGGTGATCCAGCCCGAAGCCTTCGCGCTGGATCGGCCGGGTCCAGTCGAACTCCTCTTCCGTATCGACAGTGACGATGAAGCGTTGTCCGAAGTCCGGGTGGAACCTCGCTTCGTCGATCCTTGCCGGCGGTTCGGTGATCGAACGCATGGCCCCTGACGTCCCCCCTCAGTTAACCTTCGATAGTGGCTAATGCCCCCGCGCCGTGTCGGCCATCCGGCGCTCCAAGTCCACATTGTTATTGAGCAAATCGGTCCGAACTGCAGTAGAAAGCGGCAGCGTCAGCACCAGCAGGTCTTCTTCGCGGCGCAAGTCGCCTCCGGCTGCGCGCGCTTCCGCCCGCGCCAGCCTGAGCGTGAAGCCCGCGCCGAACATGCCCGCGCTGACGGCCTGGGACTGGGCCGGGGCTGTGCTTTCGAACAGGTCGTCCCGCCCGGCCAGCGATGCGGGCAGGTCGATCTCAAGGCCCGTCTGGCGCCCGTTCTGGGCCATGACGGCCTGAAGTTCTTCTCCGGGGCTTACGGCACCCGCCAGCGTGGCGAGGATGCGCCACACGAGCATCTCCGCATCGTTGCGAGCCAAGGGGACCGGGCAGGCATTGCCGGTGGCAAGGAGGCTGAGCGCAGCGCTGCGCGCGCGCAGAACCTGATCGAGCTGCGCGGTCGTGCCCGCCACGATGGCGTTGAGATCGGATACGCCCTCATCCAGTTCCAGTGCGCCACTTTCCAGCTTCACCAGCCGGTCCAGCTCCTCGAAACCGGCCAGCATGCGCGCCGCATCGCCGGCAATGGCAGCGGCAAGGGCGCGATATTCATTGGGCGTGGGGCCGAAGAGCTGCTGCTGGATGATTTCGGCGAAGCCCTGAATGGCGTTCACCGGAGTGCGCAATTCGTGGATCACCTGCCGCATCCGGTCGGCATGGCTATCCCGCGCTTGGGGGGCACTTTCCGCCGTGGGCACGATGGTGGGGCGCCGCATCCTGCCGCGATAGCCCGAGAACCGGCCGCCACTGGTGGAGAATACCGGCATGGCATCCATGCGCCAGTGCCCGGCAATGGCGGGGGCGCCTTCCAGCACCAGCTTGCCGCCGCGCACAGGCTGGCGGCGGCGCATGGCGGCTAGAGTGGCCGCGTCGGCGCGGGCAGGGGCGTCGGCCTTGCGACCGGCGAGCGCCATGCCCACCGTCATCGGCGCGACGGAGGCATCCGCCCAGGCTATCCGGCCGTCGGCATCGGTCGTGAAGTCGAAGCTCTGCGGCGCGTCAGGCAGTTCATCGTCATGCTGTTCACCCAGCGGCAAGCGCGGGGCATCGGGCGAGGGCGTGGCAGGTGCAGAGGCGCGGGCGCGCTGGAATGCCTCGATCCGGCGGACGAGCGCGCCGATTCCTCCGTTGCCATCTTCACTTGCAAGGGCAAGGGCGGGGTCCAGATCAAGTATCGGCTCGTTTTCCAGCAGGACAATCTCGATCGGATCGACATGTTCCGGCTCGGCCGCGACCGGCGCGGGCTTAGGCCTGGCCCGGACGGTCTGAGGCTGGTCGATAATGGTCGGGCTGTCAGCGGGCTGAGGCAGCACAAGGTCGCGCACGCCCAGCAGGGCCAGCAAATCGCGCGTGGCCTGCGGCAGGTCTGCCCTTTGGCGCAGATGGGCGCGGATCGCCGTGGGCAGGGCCGGGATCAGCGCTTCCCACTGATCTTCGGTCAGCTGCGCATTGTTCATGGCCGCGATGGCCACGGGTGTTTCCTGCGATGCCAGATAGGCCACAAAGGCCGGATTACGCAGCCGCAGCCCCGGCTCGCGCACCATCATGGCGCGAATCTCTGCCGGAATTTCGGCGGAAAGCATGCTCAGCCGCTCATAGGCGGTTTCGAGCTGGGCATCGTCCGCCCCTTCCGGCGCGCTGCCGGCAAGGTCCAGCAACTGGCGGAACTGCGTGTGCGCCGCCCGCACGCTGCCCGTCTGCATCCGCAGAACAGTGGCAAGGCGGTCGTCGAACTGCATCGAATCTCCGAAAGGCGGGGCCACGAGATTGGCCGGAATAGCGCCAAAAGTCCTACCAGTTTCCGGCTTTGCGTGAATCAGCGCAGCTAAGGCGTTGCAAAGCGGGACATCTCAGGGCAAAAATAACAATATTACTGGTCGCAGAGCACAATCGTGCTAATCCTTGCCCTTACAAGGGGCACTTACTTCGCGCGCAAGGCGTAGGGGTTTTCGATTATGGCGAATCTCGACGCGATCGACCGGCGGCTGCTTGCCGAATTGCAGGCCGAGGGCCGGGTTACCAATGTCGAACTGGCGCAGCGTGTCGGGCTGACGGCGCCGCCGTGCCTGCGGCGCGTGCGTGCGCTGGAAGAGGACGGGGTGATCCGTGGCTATCATGCGGACCTCGATCCCTCGAAGCTGGGCTTTGCCATCACCGTCTTCGCGATGGTCAGCCTGAAGAGCCAGGCGGAAGAAGATTTGCGCGCCTTCGAACAGCACATGCGCGACCTGCCCGAAGTGCGTGAGTGCCATATGCTGAATGGCGAGATCGACTTCATCCTGAAGATCGTCAGCCGCGATCTGCAGAGCTTCCAGGAATTCCTGACCAGCAAGCTGACGCCGGCGCCCAATGTGGCCAGCGTGAAGACTTCCCTCACCATCCGCACCGCCAAGCAGGAACCGGGCGTTCCGCTGGATTGACGGCCTGCCCGAAAGGGCCAGCCATTTCCGATCATGCCAGCCGCGCCTGCTTGTCCTGCTTGCGCAGCATGGCCGGGATAGCCTGCGCAGGCAGGGCCTCGGCATAAAGGAACCCCTGGCCGGTATCGCAGCCCACCGTGGCCAGGAAGGCTTCCTGCGCGCGGGTTTCCACCCCTTCGGCGATCACTTCCATGCCCAGGCAGTGGCCCAGGTTGATGACCGTGGTGGAGATTGCTTCTGCATCGGGATTGCAGCCGATTTCGCCCACGAAGGAACGGTCGATCTTCAGCAGGTCCACCGGGAACTGGTTGAGATGCGACAGCGAGGCATAGCCGGTGCCGAAATCGTCCAGCGCGATGCGCACGCCGCGCTCGCTGAGGCGCTTGAGCGCTTCTTCGACATAGCCTGCGCCGCGGCCGAGGAAGACGGTTTCGGTCACTTCGATCTGGATGCAGCACGCCGGCAGCCCGTGCGCTTCCAGCCGATCGAACAGCCGTTCCGCGAAATTGCCCCGGCGGAAGTCCGCAGCGGTGACATTGATCGCCACATGGCCGAAATCCAGCCCTTGATCCATCCAGTCGCGGATGTCGTCCAGCACGCCGCTGAGCATCCGGTCGCTCAGCGGGGCGCTGAGGGCGGGATCGTCGAAGGCGGCCTTCAGCACGTCCGGCCCGCGCATGTTGCCGTGCTGGTCACGCCAGCGCAACAGCGCCTCGAAGCCCACGATCCGCGAACTGCGCAGCGAGACCTTGGGCTGGTAATGCGGGATGATGGCATTGCGTTGCAGCGCGCGGCGGGCCGATGCGATCATGGTCTGGTGGCGTTCCACTTCCACCATCATCGCCGGTTCGAACAGCTTCAGGCGCGCACGTCCGCCCGCCTTGGCGGCATAGAGCGCAATGTCGGCGGCCTTCATGATTTCGGAGCGGCTGTTGCCGTCGCGCGGGATCAGGCTGGCGCCGATGCTGGCACCGCATTCCAGCAGGCGGCCTTCATGGCAGAAGGGTTCGCGCAGCTGGTCGAAGATCCTGTCGGCCGCTGAATGAACATCCTGTTCTGTTGAGGCGTGGACGATAATGGCGAATTCGTCGCCCCCGGTGCGTGCGACGAGTTCGCGTTCGCCCGTCGCGGCGCGCAGGCGGTTGGCGAAGGTGCACAGCAACGCATCGCCGGCATCGTGGCCCAGCGTGTCGTTGATCGTCTTGAAATTGTCGACGTCGAGGATCAGCAGTGCGCTGGCCTGCGTATCGCCCAGATCGCCAAGGATGGCGTCCAGCCGGTCCTGCAGCAGGGCACGATTGGGCAGGGAAGTAAGGGCATCGTGATGCGCCATCCACAGGGCGCGTTCTTCCGATTTCTTCTGATGGGTGATGTCGCGCGCCACCACGATCAGGCGGCCGGAGCCGTCATTGATCCGGTTCACGATTACGTCGAACCAGTCATACT from the Erythrobacter sp. SG61-1L genome contains:
- a CDS encoding FAD-dependent oxidoreductase; this translates as MVQLDILIIGGGIGGLTSAIALRQRGFGVTVIEKDPQWSVYGVGIIQQGNVLRAVDQLGILQDYVDAGVGFDAVEVYAPDGIRIARVPSPRLLEGYPANLGISRPALHKVLGEAALAAGAEIRLGVTATEIEDRGDAVQVRFSDGSEGAYDIVIGADGVYSQTRATILPEAEMPQFTGQAVWRYNLPRPASLDALHAYNGRTGVGLVPISDTLMYIYATTPEPGNPRHPRAGLAAAMRDRLADCAPAISELAQQITDDKGVVYRPLEGMLVEGPWHMGRVVLLGDAVHATTPHLGQGAGMAIEDSLVLAEELARHGTVASAFAAYRARRFERCASIVRASLAICMGQLGKGPPVDNAKATAEMFQLTAKPI
- a CDS encoding polysaccharide deacetylase family protein; translated protein: MRSITEPPARIDEARFHPDFGQRFIVTVDTEEEFDWTRPIQREGFGLDHLPSIAKFQQFCENEGVCPIYLIDWPIATSALAADILGDAVSKGRAEVGVQLHPWVNPPFDEDVTPRNSFAGNLPPDLEHAKFSRLRSAIEANFGAVPKMYRAGRYGVGPKTAEMLREGGIAMDSSVRTKFDYSAEGGVDFRKHPLKPYWLDAEHTVLELPLTTLFWGMLRRQGDLLYPLMWRAPVLRGVLSRLGLLERIPLTPEGISVEEAIRGIDMALDDGLPLLVFSFHSPSLRAGHTPYVRNDQDLDALYDWWRRIFAYLEHRGVKPCSAGQIMDAVVV
- a CDS encoding aromatic ring-hydroxylating dioxygenase subunit alpha, with amino-acid sequence MSGFLQNAWYMAGWSDEIGHELLRRQLLGEYVLLFRKADGTPAAMVDRCPHRFAPLSMGTRDGDCITCPYHGLAFDAQGHCVANPFSESLPKGATIRTFPLIERDGIVWLWPGDPAKADPADVPDFSMLFVEGHPGPICGHMSMQANYQCGTDNLMDLSHIEFVHKGSFAGRGVIFAGTHSVKENDETLHSDWWMTDVPAPPHTLGHYDPDLRCDHWLEMRWNAPASMYLQIGACPHQGKRAEGVIAHQAHILSPANDGETHYFWATTRTGPPSEQGDAILHALMNEAFVQEDKPVIEAAYANLCGADFWDLQPAFLGIDAGGTRARRILQKLIALEGNEP
- a CDS encoding cupin domain-containing protein, encoding MTEATVRRIVTGHDVAGNAIIQEDGPPPRVARIGGEIGPLFHEIWNTRETPARIDRASGEPPEQSIQLAPPRNGTRIRILDIPPDDPGLAELTGEQVAAHFAEVGAGEASSHAQSGARHAFMHRTETVDYGIMLEGELTLIMDKGETVIRPGDIVIQRGTNHGWANRSGKPCRICFVLIDGAYEDGLGQ
- a CDS encoding Lrp/AsnC family transcriptional regulator, whose protein sequence is MANLDAIDRRLLAELQAEGRVTNVELAQRVGLTAPPCLRRVRALEEDGVIRGYHADLDPSKLGFAITVFAMVSLKSQAEEDLRAFEQHMRDLPEVRECHMLNGEIDFILKIVSRDLQSFQEFLTSKLTPAPNVASVKTSLTIRTAKQEPGVPLD
- a CDS encoding alpha/beta fold hydrolase encodes the protein MALFEYFPNYVWNLSVAMAMESGAQIGELMDMCRPLLDAAQSGADAGTQEFMQQWVRVADELVDLADEDEARGRDFSASNKLERAALYLLVAERMQAHGSGGRQETYARARAAFDRSTRLGRINRERLEIPLTSGTMPALYTRAAGQERCPVVVYCNGLDSCKELLYWSRLPEALARRGISTLCVDQPGSGEALRLQGLPVDPHSENWASKAVDWLAVQPDVDPARIGMSGISLGGHFAPRAVAFEPRFSAGAVWGANHNWREVQDRRLKREGENPVPHYWGHVMWAFGARDMDDFLDRSAEMTLEGVMERIRVPFLVTHGAKDRQIALEYAQQSYDALVNSPLRELKIFTEREGGVEHVGADNMSYARDYIADWFAEVLGGHTN
- a CDS encoding histidine kinase dimerization/phospho-acceptor domain-containing protein, translated to MQFDDRLATVLRMQTGSVRAAHTQFRQLLDLAGSAPEGADDAQLETAYERLSMLSAEIPAEIRAMMVREPGLRLRNPAFVAYLASQETPVAIAAMNNAQLTEDQWEALIPALPTAIRAHLRQRADLPQATRDLLALLGVRDLVLPQPADSPTIIDQPQTVRARPKPAPVAAEPEHVDPIEIVLLENEPILDLDPALALASEDGNGGIGALVRRIEAFQRARASAPATPSPDAPRLPLGEQHDDELPDAPQSFDFTTDADGRIAWADASVAPMTVGMALAGRKADAPARADAATLAAMRRRQPVRGGKLVLEGAPAIAGHWRMDAMPVFSTSGGRFSGYRGRMRRPTIVPTAESAPQARDSHADRMRQVIHELRTPVNAIQGFAEIIQQQLFGPTPNEYRALAAAIAGDAARMLAGFEELDRLVKLESGALELDEGVSDLNAIVAGTTAQLDQVLRARSAALSLLATGNACPVPLARNDAEMLVWRILATLAGAVSPGEELQAVMAQNGRQTGLEIDLPASLAGRDDLFESTAPAQSQAVSAGMFGAGFTLRLARAEARAAGGDLRREEDLLVLTLPLSTAVRTDLLNNNVDLERRMADTARGH
- a CDS encoding fumarylacetoacetate hydrolase family protein codes for the protein MRLATRANGTPDGELVVVSPDAARCLPAGEKWPSLLAAIGMWSVAEHDLRTLATRLDAGEGEALDHATLRAPLPRSWQWLDGSAFQTHADLMQVAFGTDPIEHDKPLMYQGLSDRFYGPSDPVPFRSEADGIDFEGEFGVIVDAVPMGTCAADAMAHIRLVVQINDWSLRALAVPEMKTGFGWIHAKPACSMAPFAASPDELGDGWQDGRVCLDLVIDWNGERFGAANGREMSFGFHELVAHAAATRDLVAGTIIGSGTVASSDYAHVGSSCISERRAIEIIADGVPSTQFMHFGDVCRMEALSAGGNAVFGAIEQTVRQKL
- a CDS encoding LysR family transcriptional regulator; translated protein: MRFKGLDLNLLVALDVLLQERSVSRAAERLNLSQPALSAALAKLRDFFGDPLLVAQGRRMIPTAEALAMQAELESILGRVNEMVVRSTSFAPATSRRIFRICASDYLVAVLFPGLVAAIQQVAPSVGLDLVPPSEEAQIALERGELDLLVTPEEHCVHGHPAEFLFEERHVVAGWSENPLLATRLTEQNFFEAGHVAVKIGQANRASFAESHLDSLARKRRIEITTTSFTTVPDLLVGTHRLAVMHERLASLMAQRLPIGWQELPFAFPAMKEMIQFNRARCEDEGLLWLIGQLRATLERHP
- a CDS encoding VOC family protein; amino-acid sequence: MSRVTEIRYVGYGVAEFEAERAFYAGNWGLEEVAAEDGMAWFKASGSAEHHVVRLRASDANHVDVISLAAASRADVDALHGKVVEAGCRIVHAPQGLDAPGGGYGFRFFSPDGLPFEISSDVARGESRPVARWEGIPVRISHIVLHSPDHQAAVRFFTDVLGFRVSDWLGDFMCFLRCNSAHHRLAILPGPPCLNHVAYDMTGVDGMMRGISRLKQYDVDVRWGPGRHTAGDNTFSYFVTPCGFAVEYTAELEEVDFESHSPQVHAPGPRIMDQWGIGVGGPQTMPHAVPDPRLFQPAGV